The Natronolimnobius baerhuensis DNA segment GACCTCGAGTGCGTCACCAGTCTGTACGCGAGCCACCCTCGAGCCCGCCGTCAGCGAAGCCCCAACTTCGCAGCGAGCTGGTTCCAGACGCCGTCGCCGACCGCAGTTACCGCCTCCATCTCGTCGTCGGAGAGTTCGAAGTCGAACACGTCCGCATTGGTCTCGATATGTGCTCGACTCGAGGCCTTGGGAATCGCCGCGACGGGCGGTTGCTGGATCAGCCAGCGCAGCGCGACCTGCGCCGCGGACTTGCCGTGTGTATCGCCGATCTCGGCGAGTCGGTCGTCACCCGGCACCGCACCCTCTGCGAGCGGACTGTAGGCCGTCAGGCAAATATCGTGCTCGGCACAGAACTCGAGCAAGTCGTCCTGGTGATAATACGGGTGATACTTCACCTGATTCGCGACGATGGGTGTCTCCGAGTGGTCGGTCGCGTCCGCGAGTTGGCTCGCCGAGAAGTTGCTGACGCCGATGTGGTCGACCGCGCCGTCGGTCTGCAGGTCGTTCATCGCCGCGAGCGTCTCCTCGAGCGGTGCCTCCTCGCTCGGTGCGTGTAACAGGAGCAGGTCCACGGTTGCCAGCCCGAGGCGCTCGAGGCTCTCGCGAGTCGACTCGAGCACGTCGTCGACGGCGGCGTTGTCGGGATGGACCTTGGTGACGACGAAGACGTCATCGCGGTCGACATCGCTCGCAGCGATGGCCTCGCCGACTGCCGCCTCGTTGTCGTACATCTGCGCGGTATCGATGTGGCGATAGCCGACCTCGAGTGCGGTTTCGACCGCGCGCCGACACTCGTCGCCGGTCATTCGTGCGGTTCCGAAGCCAAGGGCGGGAATCTCCGCACCGCCGGCCGTAACGGTCGCCGTCGGATCGTCCGGACCGAGTTCCATGCGCTGAGACACGGCCCCGCGGGGCTTGAACATCCGGGCGGCAGTTTCGCTCTCGAGAGAGTCACATTGTTCGCGGTCGACAGCCGCGCGCTGATCGAAGCCGGGTTCAGACCGCGCCGGGCTGATACTCGCCGAACTCGTCGCGCAGGACGTTACAGATCTCACCAACCGTCGCGTACGCCTTCACCGCATCGACGATGTACGGCAACAGATTGTCGTCCCCTTGTGCCGCCTCGCGCAGCGCCTCGAGCGTCGCGTCGACCGCCTCGTCATCGCGGTCGTCCCTGACCGACTCGAGGCGGTCAATCTGACGTTGCTGGTCCTCGTCGGTGACTTCCTCGACGTCCATTTCGGGGTCTTCGTCGACTTCGAACTCGTTGACGCCGACGATGATGCGCTCGCGTTCGTCGATCTCTCGCTGGCGGTCGAAGGCCGTGTCCTGAATCTGGCGCTGGACCCACTGCTGTTCGACCGCCTCGAGCATCCCGCCGCGGTCGTCGACGGCCTCGAGAATCTCGTAGGCCTCTTCCTCGACCTCGTCAGTCAGCGATTCGACGTAGTAGCTGCCCGCGAGCGGGTCGATGGTGTCTGCCGCGCCGGACTCGTGAGCGAGAATCTGCTGAGTCCGCAAGGCGGTGCGGACGGACTCTTCGGTCGGCAGTGCGAGGGCTTCGTCCTTGCCGTTCGTGTGCAGACTCTGCGTTCCGCCGAGAACGGCGGCGAGCGCCTGGTAGGCGACCCGGACCACGTTGTTCTCGATTTGCTGTGCGGTGAGCATCGAGCCCGCGGTCTGGGTGTGGAACTTGAGCTGTTTGGACTTCGGGTTCGCCGGGTCGAAGCGCTCGTCCATGATGTCGTGCCACATCCGGCGGGCGGCGCGAAACTTCGCAACCTCCTCGAAGATGTTGTTGTGTCCGTTGAAGAAAAACGACAACTGCGGGGCGAACTCGTCGACATCGAGTCCGGCGTCGATGGCAGCCTCGACGTATTCGATCCCGTTACCCAGGGTAAAGGCCAGTTCCTGTGCGGCCGTCGAGCCGGCCTCGCGGATGTGATAGCCCGAAATCGAGATGGTGTTGAACTTCGGCGTCTCAGAGGCACAAAAGTCGAAAATGTCCGTGATGATCCGCATCGACGGCTCCGGCGGGTAGATGTAGGTGTTGCGCGCGATGTACTCTTTGAGGAGGTCGTTCTGGATCGTTCCGCGCAACTCCGCGCGGTCGACGCCTTGCTGGTCGCCTACCGCAATGTACATCGCGAGTAAGACGGCAGCGGGCGCGTTGATCGTCATCGACGTCGAGACTTCATCCAGCGGAATGCCCTCGAAGACGGTCTCCATGTCCGCAAGCGAGTCGATTGCGACGCCGGCTTTCCCGATCTCGCCCGCCGCCATCGGATCGTCCGAGTCGTAGCCCATCTGCGTCGGCAGGTCGAAGGCCATCGAGAGTCCGGTCTGGCCCTCCTCGAGCAGGTAGTGATAGCGCTCGTTGGTGTCTTCGGGCGTCGAGAAGCCAGCGTACTGACGCATCGTCCACAGCCGCCCGCGATAGCCCGTCGAGTAGACGCCGCGCGTGTACGGCGGTTCGCCGGGATAGCCGAGGTCGGCTTCGTACTCGAGATCTGCGACATCGTCGGGCGTATAGAGACGGTCGACCTCCTGGCCGCCCGTATCAGTGGTAAAGGTTTCCTGGCGTTCGCCAAAGCGCTCGAGGGTCGGGCCGACCGTCTCCTCGTGCCACTCCCCGTGGCCCTCGCGGATCGCCTCGAGGTCGTCGTCATCAAACATATCACTTCGTACGCGGGCCGGGATTGAAAAGTATGCAGCGCAAGGATGGCGACTCGAGGTGCTGGCCGCTGACGGCCAGCGCCAGGTACAGACTATCCGCCGGTGTCGTACTTGTAGGTCGCCGAGTCGGGATCGATGCCGAAATCCTCCGGGGCATCGTCGGTTGACACCTCGTCGTCTCCCTCGGGTGCGCGTTTGAACGCTTCGCGGAGGGCGGCTGGCATCCGGAATCGGTCGACCTCGAGTGCGTATGGAACCGCATCGGGGTCGACGCCCTCTCGCTTGCTCTCGAGGCGTGTTTGCAGTGGGTCGGGCAGATTCGATTCGTCGATTCGGCGGAACCCAAACTGTGCGAGATAGCTTCCCTCGCCGGTCAGCGTGTAGACGGTGTCAAAGCCCTCGTCGCTGGCGTACTCGATGAGTCGTTCGATAACGTGTGCACCAACGCCTTGTCCGCGCCAACCCTCGAGGACGCCGATGCTGGTCAGTTCGCAGTATTCCGTGGGTTCGTCACTCTCGTCACGGTCGGCACTGACGCGGTGAATTCGAATTCGGCCAAAGCCGGCCTTCTCGTTTGAGAGTTCGTCGACGGCAATGACGTAGTCGCGCGAGCGGAACGCCGTCTCGTCGAGCCCCATCGACTCGATGTGGTCGAGTAGCCAGACCTCCTCTCTGTTTTTCGCGTCCCGCACGTACATGGCCCACTATAGGTGATGCCGGCCAAAAGCATTTGTGGGTTGCCAGGTGCAAGCACCGACTCGCGGCGATCACACTTGTTCGCCGAGAATTCGATTTGAAAACCGCAGTACACACTCCGTTCCCTGAGACGGGCCGCATGAAACGTGTGTCCGTCGAACTCGCGAAACAGTGGTCGGTTTGCCCTCGAGCATCCCCGGAGAACGCAATCGAGTAAACTATATGTGGTCTCGTGTGTATATATGACATACCATGGCCGAGTGTGCCACGTGTGGCGATGACGTGCCCCAACTCTTTGAACACCGCGTGCGGTCCGAAACGATGACACACCAACGAACGAAACGCAGTTGCGCGGACTGTCACCCATCGCTGCCGAGTA contains these protein-coding regions:
- a CDS encoding aldo/keto reductase; the protein is MELGPDDPTATVTAGGAEIPALGFGTARMTGDECRRAVETALEVGYRHIDTAQMYDNEAAVGEAIAASDVDRDDVFVVTKVHPDNAAVDDVLESTRESLERLGLATVDLLLLHAPSEEAPLEETLAAMNDLQTDGAVDHIGVSNFSASQLADATDHSETPIVANQVKYHPYYHQDDLLEFCAEHDICLTAYSPLAEGAVPGDDRLAEIGDTHGKSAAQVALRWLIQQPPVAAIPKASSRAHIETNADVFDFELSDDEMEAVTAVGDGVWNQLAAKLGLR
- a CDS encoding GNAT family N-acetyltransferase, encoding MYVRDAKNREEVWLLDHIESMGLDETAFRSRDYVIAVDELSNEKAGFGRIRIHRVSADRDESDEPTEYCELTSIGVLEGWRGQGVGAHVIERLIEYASDEGFDTVYTLTGEGSYLAQFGFRRIDESNLPDPLQTRLESKREGVDPDAVPYALEVDRFRMPAALREAFKRAPEGDDEVSTDDAPEDFGIDPDSATYKYDTGG
- a CDS encoding acyl-CoA mutase large subunit family protein; amino-acid sequence: MFDDDDLEAIREGHGEWHEETVGPTLERFGERQETFTTDTGGQEVDRLYTPDDVADLEYEADLGYPGEPPYTRGVYSTGYRGRLWTMRQYAGFSTPEDTNERYHYLLEEGQTGLSMAFDLPTQMGYDSDDPMAAGEIGKAGVAIDSLADMETVFEGIPLDEVSTSMTINAPAAVLLAMYIAVGDQQGVDRAELRGTIQNDLLKEYIARNTYIYPPEPSMRIITDIFDFCASETPKFNTISISGYHIREAGSTAAQELAFTLGNGIEYVEAAIDAGLDVDEFAPQLSFFFNGHNNIFEEVAKFRAARRMWHDIMDERFDPANPKSKQLKFHTQTAGSMLTAQQIENNVVRVAYQALAAVLGGTQSLHTNGKDEALALPTEESVRTALRTQQILAHESGAADTIDPLAGSYYVESLTDEVEEEAYEILEAVDDRGGMLEAVEQQWVQRQIQDTAFDRQREIDERERIIVGVNEFEVDEDPEMDVEEVTDEDQQRQIDRLESVRDDRDDEAVDATLEALREAAQGDDNLLPYIVDAVKAYATVGEICNVLRDEFGEYQPGAV